A window of Leclercia adecarboxylata contains these coding sequences:
- the kdgT gene encoding 2-keto-3-deoxygluconate transporter, translated as MKIKAAIERIPGGMMLVPLVLGAILNTLAPNTGAYFGGFTKGMITGTVPILAVWFFCIGASINLRATGTVLRKSGTLVITKIAVAWIVAMVCAMFIPENGIQTGFFAGLSVLAIVSAMDMTNGGLYASLMNQYGTKEESGAFVLMSLESGPLMTMLILGSAGLASFEPHHFVGAVLPFLIGFALGNLDHDLRDFFSKATPVLIPFFGFALGNTINLNVILDTGLLGIVLGVAVIVITGIPLIIADRVIGGGNGTAGVAASSAAGAAVANPVIIAQINPAFEPVAASATALVAASVIVTAILVPIITALYARRFGQVPENTEEQPAVQSLHH; from the coding sequence ATGAAGATTAAAGCCGCGATTGAACGCATCCCCGGTGGGATGATGCTGGTTCCGCTGGTACTGGGCGCAATTCTAAATACCTTAGCCCCTAATACCGGAGCCTATTTTGGTGGATTCACCAAAGGCATGATTACCGGAACAGTACCGATTCTTGCGGTGTGGTTCTTCTGTATTGGGGCCTCTATTAATTTACGCGCAACGGGCACGGTATTACGTAAATCCGGAACGCTGGTTATTACCAAAATTGCCGTAGCGTGGATTGTGGCGATGGTTTGCGCCATGTTTATTCCGGAAAACGGCATTCAGACCGGCTTCTTCGCAGGCCTCTCCGTGCTGGCGATTGTTTCTGCCATGGACATGACCAACGGCGGTCTGTACGCCAGCCTGATGAACCAGTACGGCACCAAAGAAGAGTCCGGCGCTTTCGTTCTGATGTCTCTGGAATCCGGCCCGCTGATGACCATGCTGATCCTCGGCTCTGCAGGCCTGGCATCCTTCGAACCACACCACTTTGTCGGCGCCGTCCTGCCGTTCCTGATCGGTTTTGCCCTCGGCAACCTGGACCACGATCTGCGCGACTTCTTCAGCAAAGCGACACCGGTTCTGATCCCGTTCTTCGGCTTCGCGCTGGGTAACACCATCAACCTGAACGTGATCCTCGACACTGGCCTGCTGGGTATTGTTCTGGGTGTGGCGGTTATCGTTATCACCGGTATTCCGCTGATTATTGCCGACCGTGTTATCGGTGGAGGTAATGGTACTGCGGGTGTGGCCGCCTCTTCAGCAGCAGGCGCTGCGGTGGCAAACCCGGTGATTATCGCCCAGATTAACCCGGCGTTCGAACCGGTTGCCGCTTCCGCTACCGCACTGGTTGCAGCAAGCGTCATCGTCACCGCGATTCTGGTTCCGATTATTACCGCGCTGTATGCCAGACGCTTTGGTCAGGTCCCGGAGAATACCGAGGAGCAGCCTGCGGTACAGTCACTGCACCACTGA
- the proP gene encoding glycine betaine/L-proline transporter ProP: MLKRKKVKPITLRDVTIIDDGKLRKAITAASLGNAMEWFDFGVYGFVAYALGKVFFPGADPSLQMIAALGTFSVPFLIRPLGGLFFGMLGDKYGRQKILAITIVIMSVSTFCIGLIPSYASIGIWAPILLLLCKMAQGFSVGGEYTGASIFVAEYSPDRKRGFMGSWLDFGSIAGFVLGAGVVVLLSTVVGEENFLSWGWRIPFFLALPLGIIGLYLRHALEETPAFQQHVDKLEQGDREGLQEGPKVSFKEIATKHWRSLLTCIGLVISTNVTYYMLLTYMPSYLSHNLHYSEDHGVLIIIAIMVGMLFVQPIMGLLSDRFGRRPFIILGSVALFVLAIPAFIMINSNVIGLIFAGLLMLAVILNCFIGVMASTLPAMFPTHIRYSALAAAFNISVLIAGITPTLAASLVESTQNLMMPAYYLMVIAVIGLITGLYMKETANLPLKGATPAASDLQEAKEILREHHDNIEQKIEDIDAEIAELQAKRSRLVDQHPRINE, from the coding sequence ATGCTTAAAAGGAAAAAAGTTAAACCGATCACCCTGCGCGACGTCACCATTATTGACGACGGTAAACTGCGCAAAGCGATCACCGCCGCCTCGCTCGGTAATGCGATGGAATGGTTTGATTTTGGTGTGTATGGCTTCGTGGCCTATGCATTAGGTAAAGTCTTCTTCCCCGGCGCCGATCCCAGTTTGCAGATGATCGCCGCTCTCGGGACCTTCTCTGTTCCCTTCCTTATCCGTCCGCTCGGCGGTCTGTTCTTCGGGATGCTGGGGGACAAGTACGGTCGGCAGAAAATTCTGGCGATAACGATTGTGATTATGTCGGTCAGTACCTTCTGTATCGGCCTTATCCCGTCGTACGCGAGTATTGGCATCTGGGCGCCGATCCTGCTGCTGCTGTGTAAGATGGCCCAGGGCTTCTCGGTCGGGGGTGAGTACACCGGTGCGTCGATCTTCGTTGCCGAGTACTCTCCGGACCGTAAGCGCGGCTTTATGGGCAGCTGGCTCGACTTCGGCTCTATTGCCGGGTTCGTGCTGGGCGCGGGCGTCGTGGTGTTGCTCTCCACCGTGGTGGGCGAAGAGAACTTCCTCTCCTGGGGCTGGCGTATTCCGTTCTTCCTGGCGCTGCCGTTGGGCATCATTGGCCTTTACTTGCGTCACGCGTTAGAAGAGACCCCGGCGTTCCAGCAGCATGTTGATAAGCTGGAGCAGGGCGATCGCGAAGGTCTGCAGGAAGGGCCAAAGGTTTCGTTCAAAGAGATTGCCACCAAACACTGGCGCAGCCTGCTGACCTGTATCGGTCTGGTGATCTCCACCAACGTGACCTATTACATGCTGCTGACCTACATGCCGAGCTATCTGTCGCATAACCTGCACTACTCGGAAGATCACGGCGTGCTGATTATCATCGCCATCATGGTGGGGATGTTGTTTGTGCAGCCGATCATGGGCCTGCTGAGCGACCGCTTCGGACGTCGTCCTTTCATTATTTTAGGTAGTGTCGCGCTGTTCGTGCTGGCTATCCCGGCCTTCATTATGATCAACAGCAACGTCATCGGGCTGATTTTTGCCGGTCTGCTGATGCTGGCGGTGATCCTCAACTGCTTTATCGGCGTGATGGCATCGACCCTGCCGGCGATGTTCCCGACGCACATTCGCTACAGTGCGCTGGCGGCGGCGTTTAATATCTCGGTGCTGATTGCGGGTATTACCCCTACACTGGCGGCATCGCTGGTAGAGAGCACCCAGAACCTGATGATGCCTGCGTATTACCTGATGGTGATTGCGGTCATCGGGCTGATCACCGGCCTTTATATGAAAGAGACAGCCAACCTGCCGCTGAAAGGGGCAACACCTGCCGCATCCGACCTCCAGGAAGCGAAGGAGATCCTGCGCGAGCATCACGACAACATTGAGCAGAAGATCGAAGATATCGATGCTGAGATTGCAGAGCTACAGGCGAAGCGCTCCCGGCTGGTGGATCAACACCCCCGCATTAACGAGTAA
- a CDS encoding undecaprenyl-phosphate glucose phosphotransferase — MLRNSQKITHGGYSVFIKLIDFFSINLILMLSGWWLKMESFDTVILISLLYSTAFLLFGEYTECYLYRPKNNKLRNQRRLFLTAFLAILFIGMVRILVAKLYSLGYLTFIDMRNIPALPLWYASPIPFLYVVRLIIFKLSAKKRIRVAIIGITDNGLAAEKALRLEYADVQLELAFYDERGPERLGELAKRITSPYNGPVIKLVEEAKAGRVDEIYIALPMVALERIRHFLAMMSDTTVNTWIVPDFYAYSTNTSQIRSVHNLQTIGIFTSPLDGGGSFIKRAEDLVLGSVIMVMIVSLMIVIAIGIKLTSRGPVFFKQDRYGLSGQKIKVWKFRTMKVMENTDTVIQATRDDPRVTRFGAFLRRTSLDELPQFINVIQGNMSIVGPRPHAVAHNELYRKQVENYMIRHKVKPGITGLAQINGYRGEIDALYKMEKRVQYDIEYIQNWSFWLDIKIIIKTIFKGFVGKNAY; from the coding sequence ATGCTGAGAAATTCGCAAAAGATCACCCATGGAGGTTACTCAGTATTCATTAAATTAATTGATTTCTTCTCAATTAATTTAATTCTGATGCTCAGTGGTTGGTGGTTGAAAATGGAGTCTTTCGACACTGTAATTTTGATCAGCTTATTGTACTCCACCGCATTTTTACTCTTTGGTGAATACACGGAGTGTTATCTTTACAGACCTAAAAACAACAAGTTACGCAATCAAAGACGGCTGTTCTTGACGGCTTTTTTAGCCATTCTGTTTATCGGCATGGTGCGAATTTTAGTCGCCAAATTATATTCGTTGGGTTACTTAACCTTTATTGATATGCGCAATATTCCTGCCCTGCCGTTATGGTATGCCTCGCCGATCCCGTTTCTGTACGTTGTCCGCCTGATTATTTTCAAACTCTCAGCGAAAAAGCGCATCAGAGTCGCCATTATCGGGATTACCGATAACGGCCTGGCGGCGGAAAAGGCGTTACGTCTGGAGTATGCGGATGTGCAGCTGGAACTGGCCTTCTACGATGAACGCGGCCCGGAGCGGCTGGGCGAACTGGCGAAAAGAATTACCAGCCCTTATAACGGTCCCGTCATCAAACTGGTCGAAGAGGCAAAGGCCGGCAGGGTCGACGAAATCTACATCGCCCTGCCGATGGTGGCCCTGGAGCGCATACGCCATTTTCTGGCCATGATGTCCGATACCACGGTAAATACCTGGATCGTGCCGGACTTTTACGCCTACAGTACCAATACCTCGCAGATACGTTCTGTTCATAACCTACAGACCATTGGCATTTTCACCTCCCCCCTTGATGGCGGTGGGTCGTTTATTAAACGCGCGGAAGATCTGGTTCTGGGCAGCGTGATTATGGTAATGATTGTCTCGTTAATGATCGTCATTGCCATTGGTATTAAGCTCACCTCACGCGGGCCGGTTTTCTTCAAACAGGATCGCTATGGGCTGAGCGGGCAGAAGATCAAAGTCTGGAAGTTCCGGACCATGAAAGTTATGGAAAATACCGACACGGTGATACAGGCGACACGAGATGACCCGCGGGTCACGCGCTTTGGAGCATTCTTGCGTCGGACATCTCTGGATGAACTGCCGCAGTTCATCAATGTTATTCAAGGAAATATGTCGATTGTCGGCCCACGGCCCCATGCTGTGGCGCACAACGAGCTTTACCGTAAGCAGGTCGAAAACTACATGATTCGCCATAAAGTGAAGCCTGGGATCACAGGTCTGGCGCAAATTAATGGCTATCGTGGCGAAATTGATGCGCTATATAAAATGGAAAAGCGAGTCCAGTACGACATTGAATATATTCAGAACTGGTCCTTTTGGTTAGATATAAAAATCATCATTAAAACCATTTTTAAGGGATTTGTCGGTAAGAATGCATACTAA
- a CDS encoding outer membrane beta-barrel protein: MHTKIIIIAGIMASPVALAELTPKSHIGWAGIDFQSNVGVNYGHNDNVTFQPHDSDAKSSDFQSLRPVLSLNGERGQDKYLLMYTGDYRHYSSDSADDYDDHFFRFKGDWRYGLMHGLSLTLEDSLGHEERGRGVTEGFLPEQFREFGVTSPLTTNLFNSELRYSYGAPDGRGRADLALMHRKWSFGNTGQVESRDEDFAQYIREQEWTENTLIAEIFDQYTSKTRFRYSFITNQFHYDHDSAKDSNEYYLRYGIQSQLTGKTNVDMNVSWLYKTFENNPGSKDFNGINWDILGEWKPLQQSLFTLRTSQSIKDPSEAGGYNLVTEYGISYKHLWMNDRLTMLLDYAWITEDYKDQNKDRHDKNGVFSFIVGYDLTPSVNLGVEYHLDTLKSNKDTDTFTIGPNDDRVVTETLGYDQSLIMLTAKVQI; encoded by the coding sequence ATGCATACTAAAATTATTATTATCGCTGGGATTATGGCGTCTCCGGTCGCGTTAGCAGAATTAACGCCAAAATCACATATCGGCTGGGCGGGTATCGACTTTCAAAGCAATGTCGGGGTGAACTATGGGCATAACGATAACGTCACCTTCCAGCCTCACGATAGCGACGCGAAAAGCTCCGACTTCCAGAGTCTCAGACCCGTCTTGTCCCTGAACGGGGAGCGCGGTCAGGACAAGTATCTGCTGATGTACACCGGGGATTATCGTCACTACTCCAGCGACTCGGCGGATGACTACGACGATCACTTCTTCCGCTTCAAAGGCGACTGGCGTTATGGTCTGATGCATGGCCTGAGCCTGACGCTCGAAGACTCTCTCGGCCATGAGGAACGCGGGCGCGGCGTGACGGAGGGGTTCCTGCCGGAACAGTTCCGGGAATTTGGCGTGACCTCACCGTTAACCACCAATCTGTTCAACAGCGAGCTGCGCTATAGTTACGGTGCGCCCGACGGACGGGGAAGGGCAGACCTGGCGTTAATGCACCGCAAATGGTCTTTTGGAAATACCGGCCAGGTTGAAAGCAGGGATGAGGACTTTGCACAATATATTCGCGAGCAGGAGTGGACCGAAAATACCCTGATTGCAGAAATTTTCGATCAATACACCTCTAAGACGCGTTTTCGCTATAGTTTTATTACCAACCAGTTTCATTACGATCATGACTCCGCAAAAGACAGTAATGAATACTATTTGCGTTATGGCATTCAGTCGCAGCTGACGGGCAAAACGAACGTTGATATGAACGTGTCGTGGCTCTATAAAACCTTTGAGAATAACCCCGGCTCGAAGGATTTCAACGGGATTAACTGGGATATTCTCGGGGAATGGAAACCGCTTCAGCAGTCGCTGTTTACGCTAAGAACATCACAAAGTATTAAGGATCCTTCTGAAGCGGGCGGATATAATTTAGTTACCGAGTACGGCATTTCATACAAACACTTGTGGATGAATGACCGCTTAACGATGTTGCTTGATTATGCGTGGATTACAGAGGACTACAAAGATCAGAACAAGGACCGTCATGACAAAAATGGGGTGTTTTCATTTATCGTAGGTTATGACCTCACGCCATCGGTTAACCTTGGTGTGGAATATCATCTTGATACGCTTAAGTCTAATAAAGATACAGATACCTTTACTATCGGCCCCAACGACGATCGCGTCGTGACCGAAACGTTGGGCTATGATCAATCTTTAATTATGCTTACAGCTAAGGTTCAGATTTAA
- a CDS encoding polysaccharide biosynthesis/export family protein codes for MKIMKLCAFLLLSVVFAGCKSPQPTLKDNSVVDTANYLLGSGDIVNINVAGQPDLTMKVVLDNSGAINYPYIGKLELKGKTASQVDAEITQRLRKGFVLNPMVTVNIAEFRKFYISGEVENPNGYSYEPGLTVEKSIALAGGYTDRADRTDLKIRQSSTGELLENVDVTHSVLPGDLVIIGTGFF; via the coding sequence ATGAAAATAATGAAACTGTGCGCTTTTTTACTCCTCAGCGTTGTTTTCGCCGGATGCAAATCACCGCAGCCGACGTTAAAGGACAATAGCGTGGTGGATACAGCAAATTATTTACTGGGCTCCGGTGATATCGTCAACATTAACGTTGCCGGTCAACCTGACCTGACCATGAAAGTAGTACTTGATAATAGTGGGGCTATTAATTACCCCTATATTGGCAAGCTGGAATTAAAGGGCAAAACCGCCAGTCAGGTGGACGCGGAGATTACGCAACGCCTGCGCAAAGGTTTTGTGCTTAATCCAATGGTGACGGTCAATATTGCTGAATTCCGTAAGTTTTATATCTCTGGTGAAGTTGAGAATCCGAATGGCTATTCCTATGAGCCAGGGTTGACCGTGGAAAAATCCATCGCCCTGGCGGGGGGTTATACCGATCGTGCAGACCGTACGGATCTCAAAATTCGTCAATCATCCACCGGTGAGTTGCTTGAAAATGTTGATGTTACCCACTCCGTACTCCCGGGCGATCTCGTCATAATTGGCACAGGATTCTTCTGA
- a CDS encoding GumC family protein: MKLSIVENGKKRESAIDIARFAREIKKNSWKILLSGIVAGAIAWPLMSLMSSKYVSTATVLIKAQPDNVSPFQRVEGYDSTRNGYYETQTALMQSRVVLEQAIRTLKLDQNPAFNGEGSGMGSAPENEQQRMDHALKTLMKDLTISNVRTTHLSTVSYESTSPQLSAEVANGVAESFINYTLALKQQKTAKARDDNQQKLQDLQQQMAQQKAALDGYLAKEGLLTFRGVDGFETEQMGIITNRLANATERRVAAESIYNEIRSGGGKAISLPSVSNHAQIQDLRIALIQANSELSQLEKSYGPQYDKVIQARARISAIQAQTAMTLREQEAGLRQNYEAALADEKNYQKQLEEQKANFQKLSMKRDGYNDLKLALDKTEEMYKMAYQRTQELALPGSYSDADAEIYDPAVPAALPAKPNKPLLMLMIVLLVMLFTTMYIMVKTATDKSVNTLSQMQKRLNLLPLGEIRRFKGVGGRSKIRDLIFSDPLNADIIHSMRTQIMLNSHPLQVIAVTSAEGGEGRTLLANLLANSFSFDQKTLLIDMDFFNSDGLSGELGSPKAPGVAEVLRGDSATENVLVKMSENLDFLPRGNTPVSALLLLSPERLKPLIDSLRSRYQRIIVDVAAVNQSQEVQLVSQVTDGLIFVLKAGLNAADTVGPAIEKAANDRNVIIGGVLNQVVDKNLESKEGLRSLNYHTHELMNNTGRA; this comes from the coding sequence ATGAAACTATCAATAGTGGAAAATGGCAAAAAGCGAGAAAGCGCTATCGATATCGCAAGATTTGCCAGAGAAATTAAAAAGAACTCCTGGAAAATCCTTCTCTCCGGCATCGTTGCCGGGGCGATTGCCTGGCCACTAATGAGTTTGATGTCATCGAAGTATGTTTCCACTGCCACGGTACTGATTAAAGCTCAGCCGGACAATGTGTCACCTTTCCAGAGAGTGGAAGGTTATGACTCCACCCGTAACGGGTATTACGAAACGCAAACCGCGCTGATGCAGTCGCGCGTGGTGCTTGAGCAAGCCATTCGCACGCTCAAACTCGATCAAAACCCTGCGTTTAACGGCGAGGGCTCGGGGATGGGTTCAGCCCCTGAAAACGAACAGCAGCGGATGGATCATGCTCTGAAAACGCTGATGAAAGATCTCACCATCAGCAACGTGCGCACCACCCATTTATCCACCGTCTCCTATGAGTCTACCTCGCCACAGCTGTCGGCAGAGGTGGCTAATGGCGTCGCCGAGTCGTTTATCAACTACACCCTGGCTCTGAAGCAGCAAAAAACGGCGAAGGCGCGGGATGACAACCAGCAGAAGCTGCAGGATCTTCAGCAGCAGATGGCGCAGCAAAAGGCCGCTCTGGATGGCTATCTGGCAAAAGAAGGATTGTTGACCTTCCGCGGCGTTGATGGCTTTGAGACGGAACAGATGGGCATTATCACCAACCGTCTGGCGAATGCGACCGAGCGTCGGGTGGCTGCTGAATCTATCTATAACGAGATACGTTCCGGCGGAGGAAAAGCCATCTCGCTGCCGTCGGTTTCAAATCATGCCCAGATCCAGGATTTACGTATCGCCCTGATCCAGGCCAACAGTGAGCTTTCGCAGCTGGAGAAATCCTACGGGCCACAGTATGACAAAGTGATCCAGGCCCGGGCGCGTATCAGCGCGATCCAGGCGCAGACGGCGATGACGCTCAGGGAGCAGGAGGCCGGATTACGCCAGAACTACGAGGCGGCACTGGCAGACGAAAAAAATTATCAGAAGCAGCTGGAAGAACAAAAAGCGAACTTCCAGAAGTTGTCCATGAAGCGGGATGGTTATAACGACCTGAAGCTGGCGCTGGATAAGACGGAAGAGATGTACAAGATGGCCTATCAGCGCACGCAGGAGCTGGCGTTACCCGGTTCTTATTCCGACGCTGATGCGGAGATTTACGATCCGGCCGTGCCGGCTGCGCTGCCGGCCAAACCCAATAAACCGCTGCTGATGCTGATGATTGTGCTGCTGGTGATGCTGTTCACCACGATGTACATCATGGTGAAAACGGCGACGGACAAATCGGTGAATACCCTCAGCCAGATGCAGAAACGACTGAATCTGCTGCCGCTGGGTGAGATCCGCCGCTTTAAGGGGGTGGGCGGGCGCAGCAAAATCCGCGATCTGATCTTCAGCGATCCGCTGAATGCCGACATCATTCACAGCATGCGCACCCAGATCATGCTGAACAGCCATCCGCTGCAGGTGATTGCCGTGACGTCGGCAGAAGGCGGAGAGGGGCGCACGCTGCTGGCAAATCTGCTGGCAAACTCCTTTAGCTTTGACCAGAAAACGCTGCTTATCGATATGGATTTCTTCAACAGCGACGGTCTGTCGGGCGAGCTGGGCTCTCCGAAGGCGCCGGGTGTGGCAGAAGTGCTGCGCGGCGACAGCGCGACCGAAAACGTGCTGGTGAAGATGAGCGAAAATCTCGATTTCCTGCCGCGCGGCAATACGCCGGTCTCCGCGCTGCTGCTCCTGTCGCCTGAACGGCTGAAACCGCTGATCGATTCCCTGCGTAGCCGCTACCAGCGCATTATCGTCGATGTGGCGGCGGTGAATCAGAGCCAGGAAGTCCAGCTGGTAAGTCAGGTGACGGATGGCCTGATCTTTGTCCTGAAAGCGGGGCTGAACGCGGCCGACACCGTTGGACCGGCCATCGAGAAGGCGGCCAACGATCGCAACGTGATTATCGGCGGCGTGCTGAATCAGGTGGTGGATAAAAATCTGGAGAGCAAAGAGGGGCTGCGTTCGCTGAATTACCATACCCACGAACTGATGAATAACACGGGCCGGGCATGA
- a CDS encoding lipopolysaccharide biosynthesis protein: MSLLRSASTIAGSSVISQLIGALSIWLISHKYDLGEVGLYALNYSIALIGAQVCTFASQLLIPRQQDDELAQNVVFCLLQSLTIAVPYAVLTGWLFHQNMLFLYLLTLSNTWVLIAENLSLRTANFRFLVVQRISVSVVVVVSVLLTHQVMAFYWMWAILMMALTSACILRAFDIRTVALHHLWPSSNLAFLQKNIHHITKVGSAEVLAMANNNLPIMLINFWFSALTAGYFSVVSRFCLAPVVIVGNAVRNTIFSKWSIDFRNNVFNYEEYTKVRLLLLVLGVVCTLGVFIFYPIVMNLGFSEEWIASVPTSRYMLPYLFPALAVCPLTVIELIFGSHRYFLRIQLEQLAIVGIAFVVVPYFYNDYATSIIIFSILTFIRYAFIYLKVNKRADILKNGSVAS, from the coding sequence ATGAGTCTGCTCAGGAGCGCCTCCACGATCGCGGGGTCATCAGTCATTTCACAACTGATTGGTGCCCTGTCGATCTGGCTCATTTCGCATAAGTACGATCTTGGCGAGGTGGGGCTTTACGCGCTCAACTACAGTATTGCCCTGATCGGGGCACAGGTCTGTACCTTTGCCTCACAGCTGCTGATCCCCAGGCAACAGGATGATGAGCTGGCGCAGAATGTGGTGTTTTGCCTTCTGCAAAGCCTGACCATCGCCGTTCCGTATGCCGTCCTGACGGGCTGGCTGTTTCATCAGAATATGCTTTTCCTCTATCTGCTTACGCTCTCGAATACCTGGGTGCTGATAGCGGAGAACCTGTCGCTGCGGACGGCAAACTTTCGCTTTCTGGTGGTTCAACGCATCTCCGTCTCGGTGGTGGTCGTGGTGTCTGTACTGCTCACCCACCAGGTGATGGCGTTTTACTGGATGTGGGCGATCCTGATGATGGCGCTGACCAGCGCCTGCATCCTGCGGGCATTTGATATTCGCACCGTCGCGCTGCATCACCTGTGGCCCTCCAGCAACCTGGCGTTCCTGCAAAAAAATATTCACCACATCACTAAGGTGGGCAGTGCCGAAGTGCTGGCGATGGCGAATAACAACCTGCCGATTATGCTGATTAACTTCTGGTTCTCGGCCTTAACGGCGGGCTACTTCTCGGTGGTCAGCCGCTTCTGCCTGGCCCCGGTGGTGATTGTCGGCAATGCGGTGCGCAACACCATCTTCTCGAAATGGTCGATTGATTTCAGAAACAACGTCTTTAACTACGAAGAGTACACAAAGGTCCGCCTGCTGCTGTTGGTGCTGGGCGTGGTCTGCACGCTGGGTGTCTTTATCTTCTATCCGATCGTGATGAATCTCGGCTTCAGCGAAGAGTGGATCGCCTCCGTGCCCACCTCGCGCTACATGCTGCCGTACCTGTTCCCGGCGCTGGCGGTCTGTCCGCTGACGGTAATAGAGCTGATATTCGGCTCGCACCGTTACTTCCTGCGGATCCAGCTCGAACAGCTGGCGATCGTGGGGATCGCGTTTGTCGTGGTGCCGTACTTCTACAATGACTACGCGACCTCCATCATCATATTTTCGATTCTGACGTTCATTCGCTACGCCTTTATCTATCTGAAGGTGAATAAGCGCGCCGACATTCTGAAAAACGGGTCAGTGGCATCATGA
- a CDS encoding capsular biosynthesis protein, protein MNLNTGHYLQTFTLLTLIFCGLVQYFTGELTVLWLPFFLTMLMAAFLLLQTRYEPVRLDAQEAIVLTLYLSFILLAGISTLFQGGALITLIGFKNEIALSLVMLCLLLGFCRESQIYQVTRGLYWIFYLQFPVALYQLIFVVPQRVALHGEEEKWDSVVGTFGGDPMGGGNTAAMGLFCLLIMLLKVSEYKHGLISFKNMALHITLGFVMCIIGEVKFVILLSPLLLGWVWLMPSWVKEASKVNLAVLLAILVSMVLLIGLAIIILAYSYTAAYGIDMSENPFAVFFDSLGYIFDPNFILPGGEIGRFTTLTFWLQHNDLSGLPGTLFGYGLNATNSGSFLSPGFLNQIYNLTLDSTAMSMLLWEVGVVGTVIFIGLFVYILKVVQPEPLLSVEQVDEQDLRLLSSAPAFNVFSIACLLSLPYSQILMIVPMLQFLFYLSLGSSLIIRRTVRRYTGLY, encoded by the coding sequence ATGAATCTCAATACCGGACATTACTTACAGACGTTCACCCTGCTGACCCTCATCTTCTGCGGGCTGGTGCAGTACTTTACCGGTGAGCTGACGGTGCTGTGGCTGCCCTTCTTCTTAACAATGCTGATGGCGGCTTTTCTCCTGCTGCAGACCCGTTACGAACCTGTGCGCCTTGATGCGCAGGAAGCCATCGTCCTGACGCTGTATCTCTCCTTTATCCTGCTCGCCGGGATATCCACACTGTTTCAGGGCGGGGCGCTCATCACGCTTATCGGGTTTAAGAATGAGATTGCCCTGTCGCTGGTGATGCTCTGCCTGCTGCTGGGGTTCTGCCGGGAATCGCAGATCTACCAGGTCACGCGCGGGCTGTACTGGATCTTTTATCTCCAGTTCCCGGTTGCGCTCTACCAGCTCATCTTCGTGGTGCCGCAGCGCGTGGCGCTACATGGCGAAGAGGAGAAGTGGGACTCCGTGGTGGGGACCTTCGGGGGCGACCCGATGGGCGGGGGGAACACCGCAGCGATGGGGTTGTTCTGCCTGCTGATCATGCTGCTGAAAGTCTCGGAGTATAAGCATGGGCTGATCAGCTTTAAAAACATGGCGCTGCATATCACCCTGGGGTTTGTGATGTGCATTATCGGGGAAGTGAAATTCGTGATCCTGCTGTCGCCGCTATTGCTGGGGTGGGTGTGGCTCATGCCCTCCTGGGTCAAAGAGGCCAGTAAGGTGAATCTGGCCGTGCTGCTGGCTATTCTGGTGTCGATGGTCCTGCTGATCGGCCTTGCCATCATCATTCTGGCCTACAGCTATACCGCCGCCTATGGCATCGACATGTCGGAAAACCCCTTCGCTGTGTTCTTTGACTCACTGGGCTACATTTTTGACCCCAACTTCATCCTGCCAGGCGGGGAGATAGGGCGTTTTACCACCCTGACGTTCTGGTTACAGCATAACGACCTGTCGGGGCTGCCGGGCACGCTGTTTGGCTACGGGCTGAACGCCACCAACAGCGGCAGTTTCCTCTCTCCGGGTTTCCTGAATCAGATCTACAACCTGACCCTCGACAGTACCGCCATGAGTATGCTGCTGTGGGAAGTGGGCGTGGTGGGAACCGTCATCTTTATTGGGCTGTTTGTTTATATTCTGAAAGTGGTTCAGCCCGAACCTCTGCTATCGGTTGAGCAGGTTGATGAACAGGATCTCCGGCTACTGAGCTCTGCGCCAGCCTTTAACGTTTTTTCAATCGCCTGTCTGCTCAGTCTGCCTTACAGCCAGATACTGATGATCGTGCCAATGCTGCAATTCTTATTCTATCTATCTTTAGGTTCCAGCTTGATCATTCGCCGGACCGTACGCCGTTATACGGGGCTCTATTGA